A stretch of the Tachysurus fulvidraco isolate hzauxx_2018 chromosome 18, HZAU_PFXX_2.0, whole genome shotgun sequence genome encodes the following:
- the LOC113636352 gene encoding zinc finger protein 750-like, translating into MTAANKEWKPKKPHYIPQPPGKPFIYHCFQCPFTCNEKSHLFNHMKYDLCKNSLSLQSKISLNNVDEISMTTASTEAPMQNNDSAQLDYLNEMTTVKLKDDHNAQPNEEERSKVSERVLLPQSDPQPKQNADLLMNKSSSMTDGMKTETSNNEELPTTHTSAFSDDPSFQEDPTSTFHQPPKSFQHEVLPVYNPISIYNSVLLDYKPQQQAKDAEYFSQRLKYPSYAIHYNLYSTCSSYSPYFVCDNYCNHLNSTSHFTPYSGVSTQFNSQPLGIHPLLPGQLLPIHSLPTSRNLTLDQTYRFYHSSPSLMYHLQDQTYLTSCSNSKKGHSTMAVPNNLDHVRPDGSHLDSYSMDQREFFLMQEPGIRISQQNKVQMSPKLGCSPTGSPATPNTRDHTQKDSQSLKPLDVSELDSRHDQLEEYDTNSLSAKDGPRQHRSKHWQRAAEQEEVTNGDVAQLNLSKNETAFEVPLNLSVKPISGIPTSLSHIQDESKTITWGTMDSGSLKEENDDTTDEEKRTAAYALCQLAQWNLSEKIESSETSTRLSKFTDTSTNDHQISNHQISSTLFHANCISSNLVAIPENTFSTEESDSTETEKTNFSSDFPDPKSALDVNCSTCYPDATTVTDTKPRTKIQTKFRRYGTSAKRNTDSVPSNRILRKRLRR; encoded by the exons ATGACTGCCGCCAATAAGGAATGGAAACCCAAGAAACCTCACTACATCCCTCAGCCCCCAGGTAAACCTTTCATTTACCACTGCTTTCAGTGCCCATTTACCTGCAATGAAAAATCTCACTTGTTCAACCACATGAAGTACGACTTGTGTAAGAACTCACTTTCACTGCAAAGCAAGATATCCCTCAACAATGTTGATGAAATTAGCATGACAACAGCTAGTACAGAGGCGCCGATGCAGAATAATGATTCGGCACAACTTGATTATTTGAATGAAATGACTACAGTCAAGCTGAAAGATGACCATAATGCCCAACCAAATGAGGAAGAGAGGAGTAAAGTATCTGAAAGAGTGTTGTTACCTCAGAGCGATCCACAACCAAAACAGAATGCAGATCTACTAATGAACAAATCATCATCCATGACAGATGGGATGAAAACCGAGACAAGCAATAATGAAGAACTGCCAACAACACATACATCTGCCTTTTCTGATGATCCCTCATTTCAGGAAGATCCAACATCAACCTTTCATCAACCACCAAAGTCCTTCCAACATGAAGTTCTTCCAGTATACAACCCGATTTCCATTTATAATTCAGTTCTCCTTGATTACAAACCCCAGCAGCAGGCAAAAGATGCAGAATATTTTTCCCAAAGACTGAAGTACCCTTCTTATGCCATCCACTATAATCTATACTCTACATGCTCTTCCTATTCACCTTATTTTGTTTGTGACAATTACTGCAATCATCTCAATTCCACTTCGCATTTTACTCCGTACTCCGGCGTAAGTACTCAATTCAACTCTCAACCACTTGGCATTCATCCACTCCTACCAGGGCAACTTCTTCCCATCCACTCCTTGCCAACAAGCCGCAATCTCACTTTAGATCAAACTTATAGATTTTACCATTCAAGTCCTTCTCTTATGTACCACCTCCAAGATCAGACCTATCTTACCTCATGTTCTAATTCAAAAAAAGGGCATTCTACTATGGCTGTACCCAACAATCTTGATCACGTAAGACCTGATGGATCGCATCTTGATTCATACTCAATGGATCAAAGAGAATTCTTTCTGATGCAGGAACCTGGGATCAGAATAAGCCAACAAAATAAAGTTCAAATGAGTCCCAAACTTGGCTGTTCTCCAACTGGGTCTCCAGCTACACCAAATACAAGAGATCACACCCAAAAAGACTCTCAATCCCTGAAACCACTGGATGTAAGTGAGCTAGATTCCCGACATGACCAACTGGAAGAGTATGACACTAATTCACTCTCAGCAAAAGATGGACCCAGACAACACAGATCCAAACACTGGcagag GGCAGCAGAACAAGAAGAAGTAACAAATGGTGATGTGGCCCAACTGAATCTCTCAAAAAATGAAACTGCATTTGAGGTTCCTTTAAATCTCTCTGTAAAACCTATATCTGGTATCCCTACCTCACTAAGCCATATACAAGATGAGAGTAAAACCATCACCTGGGGAACTATGGATTCCGGTTCattgaaagaagaaaatgatgataccacagatgaagaaaaaaggACAGCTGCATATGCTTTGTGTCAACTGGCCCAGTGGAATCTGTCGGAAAAGATAGAATCCTCAGAGACAAGCACACGCTTGAGCAAGTTCACAGACACTAGTACTAACGACCATCAAATCAGCAACCATCAAATCAGCTCTACTTTATTTCATGCTAACTGCATAAGCAGTAATCTGGTAGCCATTCCTGAAAACACATTTTCAACTGAAGAAAGTGATAGCACTGAAACAGAGAAGACAAATTTTTCTTCTGACTTTCCTGATCCAAAATCTGCCCTGGATGTTAATTGTTCCACATGTTATCCTGACGCTACAACAGTCACCGATACCAAACCCAGAACCAAAATTCAGACAAAATTCAGAAGATATGGAACATCTGCAAAGAGGAACACAGACTCAGTTCCTAGCAATCGCATTCTAAGGAAAAGACTTCGGCGTTAG
- the epn3b gene encoding epsin-3 isoform X1 yields MTTSALRRQVKNIVHNYSEAEVKVREATSNDPWGPSSSLMSEIAELTFSVAAFSEVMAMVWKRLNDHGKNWRHVYKALTLLDYLAKTGSERVAQQCRENAFTIQTLRDFQYVDRDGRDQGVNVREKAKQLVALLRDEDRLRQERALALKTKERLASAGGGAGSGTVPPSYLNRRSSQPSMAALYGEEFSRSRGSPSSFTSSPSSPRASDLEHSRPQTSGEEELQLQLALAMSREEHRKGHDDEPQVEKVVDKGRKGSGSRHGESAMIDLVDIFGKSGQTEAPTSDDLWDAQPSCPLTSDPWDTVAVVNTSTPVVGSPWKPHPSSGSPDQHWVTNQSPPDPWGALPSKSTSKSTEQPWRSPIRPASAGVDPFSIPEEEEPGDTRPNSVFSPRCESPTDIDPFSDLVVGGQVNGRVEASSVTFDCSHLGPPLDSVTPRKCCTPEAFLGPTAASLINLDTLIPSKQHSQTHPLNPSNIPAKSKNPFLSGLSAPSPTNPFHCDQRRLTLNQMRPNSTSPLPAHALPGALPYSASLPLPSSQNTPQPPDLPSNLPQPLLPISSMPRLQTAPQLQSHSNNPFL; encoded by the exons ATGACAACCTCGGCCCTGCGACGGCAGGTGAAGAACATTGTACACAACTACTCGGAGGCTGAAGTGAAAGTACGTGAGGCGACCTCCAATGACCCCTGGGGTCCGTCTAGCTCTCTTATGTCGGAGATTGCCGAGCTGACGTTTAGCGTAGCTGCGTTCAGTGAGGTCATGGCCATGGTGTGGAAACGCCTCAACGATCACGGCAAGAACTGGAGGCATGTCTACAAG GCCCTGACCCTGCTTGATTACTTGGCTAAGACGGGTTCAGAGCGTGTAGCGCAGCAATGCCGTGAAAACGCCTTCACCATCCAGACTCTGCGTGACTTTCAGTATGTGGACCGGGACGGGCGTGATCAGGGCGTGAATGTGCGTGAGAAGGCCAAGCAGCTTGTGGCATTGCTCAGGGATGAGGACAGACTCAGACAAGAGAGGGCACTGGCACTGAAGACCAAAGAGCGGTTAGCAAGCGCAGGTGGTGGTGCAGGGTCAGGTACAGTGCCTCCTTCGTACCTGAATAGGAGGAGCAGCCAGCCAAGCATGGCTGCACTGTATGGAGAGGAGTTCAGTCGCTCCAGAGGATCTCCATCTTCCTTTACCT CATCTCCTTCGTCTCCAAGAGCCTCTGATCTGGAACACTCTCGACCTCAAACCAGCGGAGAGGAAGAGCTGCAGTTACAGCTGGCACTTGCAATGAGTCgagag GAACACCGCAAAGGTCATGACGATGAACCCCAAGTTGAAAAAGTTGTAGACAAGGGCAGGAAAGGCAGTGGATCCAGACATGGAGAG TCAGCCATGATTGATTTGGTGGACATATTTGGAAAATCAGGACAAACTGAAGCACCAACCAGTGATGATCTCTGGGATGCCCAGCCCTCCTGCCCTTTAACCTCTGATCCCTGGGATACTGTTG CTGTGGTTAACACCAGTACCCCTGTAGTTGGTAGTCCCTGGAAACCCCACCCCTCGTCTGGTAGTCCAGATCAACACTGGGTTACGAACCAATCTCCACCAGACCCATGGGGAGCCCTGCCCTCTAAGTCCACATCTAAATCTACTGAACAACCCTGGAGAAGTCCAATTCGGCCAG CCTCAGCAGGAGTCGACCCATTTTCCATTCCTGAGGAAGAGGAACCTGGAGACACACGACCTAACAGTGTGTTCAGCCCTCGCTGTGAGAGTCCAACAG ATATAGATCCATTTTCTGACTTGGTGGTGGGTGGGCAGGTAAATGGAAGAGTTGAAGCAAGTTCGGTGACCTTTGACTGCTCTCATCTTGGCCCTCCACTGGATTCAGTGACTCCTAGAAAGTGCTGCACACCAGAGGCATTTCTTGGCCCTACTGCTGCATCACTCATCAACCTAGACACACTTATTCCCTCAAAacaacactcacaaacacatccaCTCAACCCCTCCAATATACCAGCCAAGAGCAAAAACCCCTTCCTCTCAG gTCTGAGTGCTCCATCGCCCACTAACCCTTTCCACTGTGACCAACGCAGACTGACTCTGAATCAGATGCGTCCGAACTCCACTTCCCCACTGCCTGCTCATGCTTTGCCTGGTGCTCTTCCCTACAGTGCCTCTCTTCCTCTGCCCTCATCCCAAAACACACCCCAGCCTCCAGACCTGCCCTCTAACCTTCCACAGCCATTGTTGCCCATCTCCTCTATGCCTCGCCTCCAAACAGCCCCCCAGCTTCAGAGCCACAGCAACAATCCATTTCTCTGA
- the epn3b gene encoding epsin-3 isoform X2 has protein sequence MTTSALRRQVKNIVHNYSEAEVKVREATSNDPWGPSSSLMSEIAELTFSVAAFSEVMAMVWKRLNDHGKNWRHVYKALTLLDYLAKTGSERVAQQCRENAFTIQTLRDFQYVDRDGRDQGVNVREKAKQLVALLRDEDRLRQERALALKTKERLASAGGGAGSGTVPPSYLNRRSSQPSMAALYGEEFSRSRGSPSSFTSSPSSPRASDLEHSRPQTSGEEELQLQLALAMSREEHRKGHDDEPQVEKVVDKGRKGSGSRHGESAMIDLVDIFGKSGQTEAPTSDDLWDAQPSCPLTSDPWDTVVGSPWKPHPSSGSPDQHWVTNQSPPDPWGALPSKSTSKSTEQPWRSPIRPASAGVDPFSIPEEEEPGDTRPNSVFSPRCESPTDIDPFSDLVVGGQVNGRVEASSVTFDCSHLGPPLDSVTPRKCCTPEAFLGPTAASLINLDTLIPSKQHSQTHPLNPSNIPAKSKNPFLSGLSAPSPTNPFHCDQRRLTLNQMRPNSTSPLPAHALPGALPYSASLPLPSSQNTPQPPDLPSNLPQPLLPISSMPRLQTAPQLQSHSNNPFL, from the exons ATGACAACCTCGGCCCTGCGACGGCAGGTGAAGAACATTGTACACAACTACTCGGAGGCTGAAGTGAAAGTACGTGAGGCGACCTCCAATGACCCCTGGGGTCCGTCTAGCTCTCTTATGTCGGAGATTGCCGAGCTGACGTTTAGCGTAGCTGCGTTCAGTGAGGTCATGGCCATGGTGTGGAAACGCCTCAACGATCACGGCAAGAACTGGAGGCATGTCTACAAG GCCCTGACCCTGCTTGATTACTTGGCTAAGACGGGTTCAGAGCGTGTAGCGCAGCAATGCCGTGAAAACGCCTTCACCATCCAGACTCTGCGTGACTTTCAGTATGTGGACCGGGACGGGCGTGATCAGGGCGTGAATGTGCGTGAGAAGGCCAAGCAGCTTGTGGCATTGCTCAGGGATGAGGACAGACTCAGACAAGAGAGGGCACTGGCACTGAAGACCAAAGAGCGGTTAGCAAGCGCAGGTGGTGGTGCAGGGTCAGGTACAGTGCCTCCTTCGTACCTGAATAGGAGGAGCAGCCAGCCAAGCATGGCTGCACTGTATGGAGAGGAGTTCAGTCGCTCCAGAGGATCTCCATCTTCCTTTACCT CATCTCCTTCGTCTCCAAGAGCCTCTGATCTGGAACACTCTCGACCTCAAACCAGCGGAGAGGAAGAGCTGCAGTTACAGCTGGCACTTGCAATGAGTCgagag GAACACCGCAAAGGTCATGACGATGAACCCCAAGTTGAAAAAGTTGTAGACAAGGGCAGGAAAGGCAGTGGATCCAGACATGGAGAG TCAGCCATGATTGATTTGGTGGACATATTTGGAAAATCAGGACAAACTGAAGCACCAACCAGTGATGATCTCTGGGATGCCCAGCCCTCCTGCCCTTTAACCTCTGATCCCTGGGATACTGTTG TTGGTAGTCCCTGGAAACCCCACCCCTCGTCTGGTAGTCCAGATCAACACTGGGTTACGAACCAATCTCCACCAGACCCATGGGGAGCCCTGCCCTCTAAGTCCACATCTAAATCTACTGAACAACCCTGGAGAAGTCCAATTCGGCCAG CCTCAGCAGGAGTCGACCCATTTTCCATTCCTGAGGAAGAGGAACCTGGAGACACACGACCTAACAGTGTGTTCAGCCCTCGCTGTGAGAGTCCAACAG ATATAGATCCATTTTCTGACTTGGTGGTGGGTGGGCAGGTAAATGGAAGAGTTGAAGCAAGTTCGGTGACCTTTGACTGCTCTCATCTTGGCCCTCCACTGGATTCAGTGACTCCTAGAAAGTGCTGCACACCAGAGGCATTTCTTGGCCCTACTGCTGCATCACTCATCAACCTAGACACACTTATTCCCTCAAAacaacactcacaaacacatccaCTCAACCCCTCCAATATACCAGCCAAGAGCAAAAACCCCTTCCTCTCAG gTCTGAGTGCTCCATCGCCCACTAACCCTTTCCACTGTGACCAACGCAGACTGACTCTGAATCAGATGCGTCCGAACTCCACTTCCCCACTGCCTGCTCATGCTTTGCCTGGTGCTCTTCCCTACAGTGCCTCTCTTCCTCTGCCCTCATCCCAAAACACACCCCAGCCTCCAGACCTGCCCTCTAACCTTCCACAGCCATTGTTGCCCATCTCCTCTATGCCTCGCCTCCAAACAGCCCCCCAGCTTCAGAGCCACAGCAACAATCCATTTCTCTGA